The following are encoded in a window of Syngnathus scovelli strain Florida chromosome 4, RoL_Ssco_1.2, whole genome shotgun sequence genomic DNA:
- the LOC125967583 gene encoding carbohydrate sulfotransferase 8 isoform X2, giving the protein MVPSPISPIQLPQFCKSEQLVMGGSQEQDLGSQRISKKHRKLLKTSPPMQRTNTSPSSSSSSSLTSFSRLFPLQHWRKLLGILERRRQIIKKMCAKYKSNVSKTVTQDQVRNIFVEDKHKVLYCQVPKAGCSNWKRTLMVLAGVTSDPQSITHDTAHFGNFLKTLNSFDRQGIMRRLNSYTKVMFVREPFERVVSAYRDKFENPNDYYHKGFGRPIISKYRPNATKSALASGNGVTFQEFVQYLLDVHRPVGIDIHWEPTNQVCNPCLIDYDFIGKFENMEEEADLLLRLVGAPRNLTLPKFKDRNSSDERTSMKLTQKYFERIGALERQRMYDFYYMDYLMFNYSKPYQVLY; this is encoded by the exons ATGGTGCCAAGTCCAATCTCCCCCATCCAGTTACCACAGTTCTGCAAGAGTGAACAGTTGGTCATGGGTGGATCTCAGGAACAGGACTTGGGCTCACAGCGCATCTCCAAGAAGCACCGCAAGCTCCTGAAAACAAGTCCACCCATGCAGCGGACCAACacctctccctcctcctcctcctcttcttctttgaCTTCATTCTCGAGATTGTTTCCCCTCCAGCATTGGCGGAAGCTCCTCGGCATCTTGGAGAGACGCCGGCAGATTATTAAGAAGATGTGCGCCAAGTACAAGAGCAACGTCTCCAAGACCGTCACGCAGGACCAAGTGAGGAACATCTTTGTTGAGGACAAGCACAAGGTCCTCTACTGCCAG GTGCCCAAAGCAGGCTGCTCCAACTGGAAGCGGACTTTGATGGTCCTGGCAGGCGTAACGTCTGACCCTCAGAGCATCACCCACGATACGGCCCACTTCGGCAACTTCTTGAAGACCCTGAACAGTTTCGACCGGCAGGGCATCATGCGCCGCCTGAACAGCTACACCAAAGTCATGTTTGTGCGAGAGCCTTTCGAGAGGGTCGTGTCGGCCTACAGGGACAAGTTCGAGAACCCCAACGACTACTACCACAAAGGCTTCGGGAGGCCCATCATCTCCAAGTACAGGCCCAACGCCACCAAGTCGGCCTTGGCGTCGGGGAACGGCGTCACCTTCCAGGAGTTTGTGCAGTACCTGCTGGACGTGCACCGGCCCGTGGGCATCGACATTCACTGGGAACCGACCAACCAAGTGTGCAACCCGTGCCTCATTGACTACGACTTCATCGGCAAGTTTGAGAACATGGAGGAGGAGGCCGATCTCCTGCTGCGCTTGGTCGGGGCGCCGCGGAACCTCACGCTGCCCAAATTCAAGGACCGGAACTCGTCCGACGAGAGGACGTCGATGAAGCTCACGCAAAAGTATTTTGAGCGCATCGGCGCGCTGGAGAGACAGCGGATGTACGACTTTTACTACATGGACTATCTGATGTTTAATTACTCCAAACCTTATCAGGTTTTATACTGA